A DNA window from Castanea sativa cultivar Marrone di Chiusa Pesio chromosome 7, ASM4071231v1 contains the following coding sequences:
- the LOC142642793 gene encoding GDSL esterase/lipase At1g29670-like isoform X2 — translation MKILWLLLLVLLVLNLQHCVDGTQQVPCFFIFGDSMSDNGNNNNLVTMAKANYQPYGIDFPEGPTGRFTNGRNLVDIIAEHLGFNNYIPPFATARGQEILKGVNYASGAAGIRKETGQQQGDRISLDGQLLNHQVTVSNIKILLGNNDSLATAYLNKCIYSVAIGSDDYINNYFLPQFYPTSHIYNQKQYATVLVQRLSQQLLTLHKLGALKIALFGLGVLWNTPVELTRCRINSSCVDNIDNAVALFNDKVVTLVNNFNNNLRNAKFIYINTTEISLSSLTSEGSIVTNVPCCEVFKNPEPQFQCIPFGIACSNRSQYSSWDAVHPTEVGYVIFGGRAYRAQSPADAYPHDIEHLAQS, via the exons ATG aaaatattgtggcttCTGCTTCTTGTATTGCTGGTATTGAACTTGCAACATTGTGTTGATGGAACGCAACAAGTGccttgtttcttcatttttggGGACTCCATGTCTGATAATGGGAACAACAACAACCTTGTGACAATGGCAAAAGCTAATTATCAACCATATGGGATTGATTTCCCTGAGGGACCCACCGGAAGGTTTACCAATGGTCGCAATCTTGTCGATATCATTG CTGAACATTTGGGTTTTAATAATTATATCCCACCTTTCGCAACTGCCAGAGGTCAAGAAATACTCAAAGGGGTCAATTATGCATCTGGTGCAGCAGGTATTCGCAAGGAAACGGGACAACAACAG GGTGATCGGATAAGCTTGGATGGGCAGTTGCTAAATCACCAAGTCACAGTCTCAAACATCAAGATTCTACTTGGAAATAATGACTCATTGGCCACAGCTTATCTAAACAAATGCATATACTCTGTTGCAATAGGTTCTGATGACTACATAAATAATTACTTCTTGCCACAGTTCTATCCTACAAGCCACATATATAACCAAAAACAATACGCTACGGTTCTCGTTCAACGACTCTCTCAACAATTATTG ACTTTGCATAAGCTTGGTGCATTGAAAATAGCCCTTTTTGGGTTGGGTGTCTTGTGGAATACTCCAGTTGAACTCACTAGGTGCCGCATTAATTCTTCATGTGTGGACAACATCGACAATGCGGTCGCACTTTTCAATGATAAGGTTGTCACATTGGTGAATAACTTCAATAATAATCTACGAAATGCTAAATTTATCTACATAAACACTACTGAAATCTCACTTAGCAGCCTTACATCTGAAG GTTCCATAGTTACAAATGTTCCTTGTTGTGAAGTGTTCAAAAATCCGGAGCCACAGTTCCAATGCATTCCTTTTGGAATTGCATGTAGTAACAGGAGCCAATATTCAAGTTGGGATGCAGTTCATCCAACGGAAGTCGGATATGTGATTTTTGGGGGAAGAGCATATAGAGCTCAGTCCCCAGCCGATGCTTATCCACATGACATTGAACACCTCGCTCAAAGCTAA
- the LOC142642793 gene encoding GDSL esterase/lipase At1g29670-like isoform X1, with protein sequence MACLMKKILWLLLLVLLVLNLQHCVDGTQQVPCFFIFGDSMSDNGNNNNLVTMAKANYQPYGIDFPEGPTGRFTNGRNLVDIIAEHLGFNNYIPPFATARGQEILKGVNYASGAAGIRKETGQQQGDRISLDGQLLNHQVTVSNIKILLGNNDSLATAYLNKCIYSVAIGSDDYINNYFLPQFYPTSHIYNQKQYATVLVQRLSQQLLTLHKLGALKIALFGLGVLWNTPVELTRCRINSSCVDNIDNAVALFNDKVVTLVNNFNNNLRNAKFIYINTTEISLSSLTSEGSIVTNVPCCEVFKNPEPQFQCIPFGIACSNRSQYSSWDAVHPTEVGYVIFGGRAYRAQSPADAYPHDIEHLAQS encoded by the exons ATGGCATGTCTAATgaagaaaatattgtggcttCTGCTTCTTGTATTGCTGGTATTGAACTTGCAACATTGTGTTGATGGAACGCAACAAGTGccttgtttcttcatttttggGGACTCCATGTCTGATAATGGGAACAACAACAACCTTGTGACAATGGCAAAAGCTAATTATCAACCATATGGGATTGATTTCCCTGAGGGACCCACCGGAAGGTTTACCAATGGTCGCAATCTTGTCGATATCATTG CTGAACATTTGGGTTTTAATAATTATATCCCACCTTTCGCAACTGCCAGAGGTCAAGAAATACTCAAAGGGGTCAATTATGCATCTGGTGCAGCAGGTATTCGCAAGGAAACGGGACAACAACAG GGTGATCGGATAAGCTTGGATGGGCAGTTGCTAAATCACCAAGTCACAGTCTCAAACATCAAGATTCTACTTGGAAATAATGACTCATTGGCCACAGCTTATCTAAACAAATGCATATACTCTGTTGCAATAGGTTCTGATGACTACATAAATAATTACTTCTTGCCACAGTTCTATCCTACAAGCCACATATATAACCAAAAACAATACGCTACGGTTCTCGTTCAACGACTCTCTCAACAATTATTG ACTTTGCATAAGCTTGGTGCATTGAAAATAGCCCTTTTTGGGTTGGGTGTCTTGTGGAATACTCCAGTTGAACTCACTAGGTGCCGCATTAATTCTTCATGTGTGGACAACATCGACAATGCGGTCGCACTTTTCAATGATAAGGTTGTCACATTGGTGAATAACTTCAATAATAATCTACGAAATGCTAAATTTATCTACATAAACACTACTGAAATCTCACTTAGCAGCCTTACATCTGAAG GTTCCATAGTTACAAATGTTCCTTGTTGTGAAGTGTTCAAAAATCCGGAGCCACAGTTCCAATGCATTCCTTTTGGAATTGCATGTAGTAACAGGAGCCAATATTCAAGTTGGGATGCAGTTCATCCAACGGAAGTCGGATATGTGATTTTTGGGGGAAGAGCATATAGAGCTCAGTCCCCAGCCGATGCTTATCCACATGACATTGAACACCTCGCTCAAAGCTAA